The DNA window tattttaattgaatagaatagaatttaattttaataaaattaaataacaatgagaatattttaaaaaaaattaaaagaaactttttattgcaTATAAAATCAATTTGATAGAAATTATAGTAGTAAATGTAAATAGTACTGTTAagtgaataaaattaaaatttaagtgaATCTCTAGTATGTAAATATATtatacatataaatattaattttattctttaatttaaataaaattgaagaaaataatgagaaatttgtttaagaattaaaaaaagaattttttttcattaacatCAATATGATATTAAATTTTTAGTAGTAATATAAAAAGTACGTTAGTTGATCAAATTTTTAGTAGTGTTatgtataattaaaaaaataattaaattcataTTTGTAAAAGTAGACTtatgtgttatttatttatttatttatttgacattATCTGGAATTGATTATTCATGTGAGAGAAAAATAATCTTTTGTTAATATATAAAATTGATTAGATAGATATAAAAGGTTATTGGTCATatgtaaaaagaaatattttactaAGCTTGATCCCTCCGCTATTgattaacatcccaaaatttttaatattttgggattttgattaattcggatatgcatatccgaattaatcaaaattccaaattttttttgcgttttcggagatgcatctccgaattaatcaaaatttcaattttttcggagatgcatttccgaaatctagaaaaatctaaaaaaaaaaacttcggagatgcatcttcgaagcaGTGATAAATTTGGGTTTTCGCTGGGATCACCCCATAGGaaggtcaataaagaaattctctaaatttaTGAGATATGTGTATAGTTTATTGAAGGTAaacttactttttaaaataataagtttaatttatttaattttaacatgattttaaatgataatttaatttttttaattttttatattgatcATTTACATTTTAAAATGTGAAGGAGATGGAGAGGGCAAAatcacaaaagaaaaaaataatagattttcAATCagcattttaaaatattaaatatatgaattatttattgtatatatttattattctatAGGTTTATAAATGATTTAACACTTTATCGTTCTTTTAACATTTATATCTTTATTAAAAGTTATATCTTTATTAAAAATTACATGgttacaataaaaaaaaaaagagaatgaatATAAACAAATATCTTAATTTCGATGAGCAAAATATGTAAGACTTATTTTTAAGTTGAAAGATCttgattattaataaaataaaataaatgattataaaaaaaagaaagaaatgcaTTACATTAAAAGTATAAAATATTAAGACTTATTTTTCaagtaattaaaaatatttaatgaggTGTCTCTAACCAATGTCCTTAGGACACATAGTACACCCTAATATTATTTGTAGGTTACAAAGTGAGATAAAAATGTAAAAAGTAACATCTACCAATACAATCTTTTGAGGACTTTTCCTCaaatttgaaaatgaaaagtCCAAAAATGACTAAATAAACTTAAACTATTAGCTCTGGCTATGAAATTGAAACCTCTTATATACACTTGACAAACTCCATCCCTATTTGAATGCTATTCTCAAGACTACCCTTTTAGGTGTCTATAGGCCAAAAAAGAAAGCAAAAGTTGAATTGATCTCCCTTTCTTTTTTATAAGATTTGCAACATTGTCTCTCCTTGAATGAGTTAAAACCAATTTTGAAAGCTATCATAACAAGTCATTATTTCCATATATAGAAAGATTCTATAGAATATGGTTTTGGCTTAGATCAATCTTTTTGTTGGAATGATATCTATTTTTTTGGATATAGTGTGATGGGCAATCCATTTTGGGGAAGAGCAAAGGGACCATATTGAATCCCATCCTTTGTACCTTCCACAGACCACCTGCACACAATAATGCAaacaacacttagaaaatttccaaactttcaaattttacatGATTTCTAACAATGAATTTAGTAAATTATTTAGAATCGCACCGAATTTAATGAAATCATAGTaattctataatttttttatgaaatcttCAAAAGTACTGTAATTATGTCAAACTCATTATCAATGAGTTTACATTCGTGCAATTATACATACCATTGGATCAAAGTTCAATTTTTCGTTGCCTTAGATCCAACGGTCCTAATTGCACTAGAGATCATTCAAATATGATATTTTAGTGAAAGTGTTACAAATGATCAAATTTTAACCAACCTGTATTTTGTGGTAAGATGATGTAAAAGGACCAAAATCTCCATCTTTGCTAATTCATTGCCAGGACAAGCATGGATCCCACTTCCAAATGGCATAAAAGTATTGGGTTTTGTAGCAACCTGGCAAAATGATTAACACATGAATAAGAACAAAATAAAACTATGGTAAATAGTAAAATGCACACAATAGTTCATTGCTCAATAATTACCTCAAATCTTGAAGGATCAAACTTTTCTGGATCTTTAAAGTTGTTTGGACTATGGTGTATATTCCTAAACAAAGGCAATACTTTCCACCCTTTTGGTATAAGATATCCTAAAAAACACAATCACAAAAACAAAATCTATGAGTCTAAaggttaaaaaaatgaaaaaattaaagtATTACAGTCACGACCGCTGAAAGTGATCATCGCGACGTGAATTAACTATAATACAAttttaatcacaaaaatattgtATAACAGTATCGATATCATCACATTCTAATATCATTTTGTCGCGACCGTTTTTGCAATAATCGAccgttttttaaaacattaatatcaTATAAAATTTGGTAAAATATTGACCTTGATATTCAACATCTTCAACGGCTTCTCTAAAAGTGAAAGACAAAATTGAAGCAACTCTAAGAGTCTCTTGAATAACCCTAGAAGTTATAACCATCTTCTTAGTATCTTCCCATTTAAGACCCTTTTCTTCACCATTTTCTTCCTTGTTCCTCAATATAGATTCTTGTTCCTCCTATACAAAACATGTCAAAAAAACCAACTTTAGAAACCAAACAACAATGTTTCAAAAACAATGATTTAAGGATAACAAAGGGTAGGACCCCAAACACTCACAATCACTGATTCTAGTACATTGATATTTTCACCAAGGTACTTGACAATCCACGTAAGCACACTAGCTGTGGTATCACGAGCTGCAAAAATAACTCCAATCACATTATCTGCTATCTGTTCATCACTCAGTCCTGATTTCTCATCCATGAATGAACCTAACAAGTCTTTGAAATCTTGCTTCTTCTCTCTCCTACTTGAGATTATCTCAGCCAAGATCTGTGCTAGCTCTTTCCTTGCTTTCATAGCTTTGTGGAAGAGTGTTCCAGGAAGGTTTATTGGCATTGAATTGTACCCTTTTTCAAGTGTGTAGTAACACTGCTTCAATCGCTCTCTGTAGTGAACTTCATCTTTTCCAAAAATTGATAGTAAAGCAACATTGAATGTGAACTGCAATCatcaaaaattgaaaatttaacaaaaacccattatttattttctaaattggtaactaaaatcaataaaaaaattcattttttcaacAATTTAGTTTCATTATTTCTTGCTCTGTTTTACTCTGTTTTTTGCTCTGTTTTTGCTCTGTTTTTTTGTTGCTCTGTTTTTTTTGTTGCTCTGTTTTGGAGACATACCGTTTTCATTTCAAGGAAAGTGGTGATTAAGCGACCTTCCATTGATTTAAGAGAATCTTGAGCAATGGATTCAATGTCAGGAACAATATTCTTGATGGCTTCCGGCATGAAAGTGCGAAGAACAAGTCTTCTCAAGTTAGCATGATACTCTCCTTGATGAAAAAAGATTGCTTGTTTTCCCAACATCCTCTCTTTGCTAGCAGGAAATGTTGGCTTGAAAAGTTGAGCTTTATTCAACACAAATTTAGCAGCTTCAGGGCTTGAAATCATCACACAAGGACACCCCAAAATGTGTGACTTGAACATAGAACCAAACCTAAAATATACAACAAAATTTGAGTTTTTGTATTAGTGAAAATTTTCCATGAAAAGAGATTCTAGATTGAGAAGTTGAAGAGTTTTTTTATGAACCTTTTGATTTTTGATGCAAAGAAAACATTTGGGTCTTGAGAATAAAGTTGAAAAGTCTCTCCTATGTAAGGATAACCCATTGAACCAGGTGGAAGTGGCAAGTGTTGTCTTTTGGAGACAAATTGTTTGATGAATATTCTAAAGAGAACAATGAAGAGAATAGAAGAACTAAACAAAAAACATAACATGATACTTAGTTCCATGTTTTTGATTAcgtttatgttttatgtttatgttttatgtcactagaaagagaagaagaagaaggtttgtGACAAAATAAGTTGAACattagaggtatttatagagtttgTAAAAATTTGTGAGCCAAAAAAaatggagaaagaagaaagaagttTTAGGGTACAGCTCGATTTCCACACACACGTAAACTCCCTCCAGCTCAtaaaactttttaattattttttggtttaatttaatTTCCATTTGGGGGGtggaaaaaaaaaatagagagcaCGTGTCAGAAGAGTTTGTAGTATTAAGAGTTAGAGTTTGGTTGAATGATGGCATGAAGAGTgagtggtgtcgtttttttaatATCTATCTTTACCATGTGGTTCTCACAAGAATGAACTTGAGTTCGGTCAAAAGACAAGTGTTAGAACAATAACTACAACTACGTGTGTTAGGGTTTCATCTTACAATATAAATTACATGCTAATCCTAATGTAAAAAAAACGTAAGAATATAGTAATAAATGATAGAgaatatattagaaaaaattgaaatgataaaataatttataatttaatataatttttttagataaaataaCTTATAGTTTAGAATAGAGAGATTAATTTATTGTTTCCCTCATCCTTTACTTACTCCCACAGTAGACATAATcgtataaaataatttaacttattcatttttttaatttgtcatattttttaagactatgagtcgtattcaaaaatatttaaaatataataaataattgtatctcttattattttaatttaacttgAATTCTTCCAAGCACTCTTGTTGCAAATAATTTTTCTTACTCCTTCTGTAACAAATTAatggataaaaaataaatagttttcttgtcgcaaatataaaaaatacattaattttatttcatttaaatattttgttctaaaaatatatttttcctaaaaaaaaattgaatgcaaattgcatttaattttttttctttataaacaataatctattaaaattgttttaaaatcattcaataaaataaatttttaaaaaagacacaaaaatttcaattttaattaagtgtgaaaaattagattataaatatGAAGAACACCTCCTTCGAACTCCATCGATGACCTAACGATTCCGCCACCCCTTCTTCACGACCATCTGCCATGGAGAACACCTCATTTCTTTTCCTTAAAATAGCACAAAATCCATCTTCCTCTAAATCTCCGGAGAACGACAACCCTaaaaatcgagacaaatcaaaacaaacagcgCTCCCAAATGCTCAGACTAATCCAAACTAcaccaaaaccaaaacctttGCCAACGTTGTTTCCAATGTCTGCAATATACCTCAAAGTCAGTTTCCAGTACCTTGCTTAAAAGGAGACAGGATAACAATCACCATTTCAGAAGAGGAATACAAGATTGGTCTTCAAGCCTGCCGACACAACCTACATGGTAGGATTGTTTGGCCCAGAGGTTCTACTCCGACAACTGTTGCTAGCATCAGGACTACGCTGCTTTCTCAATGGTCGTTCTTATCCAAGTGGGGGATAACTTCGCTTGGTAAAGGTTTTTACgaattctccttttccaaccttgAAGATGCTCGGAGAGTAAGGTCTGTCAACACTTGGAACTTGAACCCAGGTACTCTCAAGCTCTTTCCATGGACAAAAGACTTTGTGCCATCCAATGTTAACCTAACCTCTGCCCAAGTCTGGGTAAGGATACACGGTCTGTCACAAGAATATTGGAGACCTAACATCATTTTCGCTATTGCCAGCAGCTTAGGGACTCCCATTTGTATTGACTCGACTTCTAGTAAGCCAGCTTTTGATCGTTCTTTCGGCCATTTTGTTAGGGTTCTGGTTGACAGAGAATTAGCTAAGGATCTTATCTACAAAATCCTGGTGGAGAGGATAGGATTTGCTTTCTTTGTTGAAGTAGAATATGAGAAACTCCCATAATACTGTTCACATTGTAAGATTATTGGTCATTCTTTAGGTGTGTGCAGGAAAAGAAACTTGCCACAAGAGACTGCTAAGGGAAATTCCACAGTCAATAGACACAAAGTTTATGTACCTGTTAcaaaccaacaaaaacaaaataaggaGGATACAACAAAAATTATGGAAAGTCAAGAGAAAGATACAAATGATCTTGTTGCTCAGGCTGATAACAGTGTGCATTCCAATACACATTCTATAACACAACCTGCAGAGGTTGCTGAAATATCCAACAAATTGGCCAACAATAGTTTGGAGAATGAAAACAACCTGGCTCTGGTACAGGTTAGTAGTTCCAACGAATCTGAATTTGTGGAAGACACACAGATTGTAACAAATAAGCATGGATTCACACATGATCCTAAGGAGGCTGAAAATTTTCTAAAACAATCTTGGGCAAATATGGCAGACATGGAAGATAACATAATTGCATCGGATGAAGATTTACATGAGCAACAAGGTTTTCAGTTAGCTATTTCTAGATCAAAGAAAAAGAAGGTTAGACTGATTTCAAGAGGAAAAGGGAATTTAACCGGGTCAAAGGCTGGAACCACTAACCTTACCCAATGAAGTGTATTTTTTGGAATGCAAGGGGTTTGGCTAATCACCCTACTAGATTAGTCCTTAAGAATTTTATAACTATGCACAAACCGGATCTCTGTTTTATTGCTGAGCCCTGGATGTCTTTAGATAGtttgccttttaatttttttgactCCCTCAACCTCATTGTTTTTGCTTGTAATCAAAGGCTCAATCTCTCTCCCAACCTCTGGTGCCTCTGCACCAACAACCTCTCCCCCCAAATTCTTTCAATTTCTGAGCAACATGTTGCTTTTTCTTTATGTATCAACACTGTTACTATAGGTATGGAAACTGTGTATGCTTCCAATTGCCATACTACTAGAAGAAATCTTTGGAACAACCTCTCCCAAATTTTATCTGATCATGCTTTGCTTTGGTGCATTGTTGGGGACTTCAATGCCATTCAAGGAGCTCATGAGCATCAAGGCAGCCACAATCCTAATAGAGTTCACATGATGGATTTTTCAAATTGGTCCAATGGAAATAATCTATTAGACATTCCTTCTAAAGGAAATTATTTCACTTGGTCCAATGGTAAGGTGGGAAGAGATTTCATTCAAAGAAGATTGGACAGATCTTTTTGCAATCAATTATGGATTTCTAGTGCCACCATTATGAATGTTTCCACTCTGAATAGGCTTAAATCTGACCACTTTCCTCTTCTGCTGGAGTTCAGCTTCTCACACGTTCAGCATATCTCCAACTTCAGATTCCTTGGGATGTGGATTTTGCATGACAGTTGTGAAGCCCTCGTCAAGAAAGTCTGGTCCACTCAGGTCATTGGTTGCCCAATGCATATTCTAACTCAGAAATTAAAAATCATAAAGTCTGAGCTAAAAACTTGGAACAAGCAGGTCTTTGGTAACATAAATATGCTGGTCAAgaatgcttctgcttctcttgCTTGTATTTAGGAACAATTAGTTATCCATAGTGACAGCTCTGTTCTAAAAAATCAGGAGTTAACTGCTCAAAAGAACCTGGAGAAACTCCTCATCATGGAAGAATCTTTCTGGAAAGACAATGCAAAGATCAAATGGCATTTGGAGGGAGATAGAAATACATCATATTTTCATAAATGTGCTAAGATCAGACAGGCAAAGAACACCATAACCCACATTAGAACCAATGATGGAATGTTACATGATCCTGATGCTATGGCAGCTCATGCTGTCAATTATTTCACTAATcttttttgttttgcaggtgatcaAATCAATGACTTCTCCATGGTAGATGAGGTCATCCCTGACCTGGTGAATGCTGACATGAACAGATTCCTAACCAGTATCCCTTCTGAAGAGGAAATTAAAAATGCGGTTTTCAAGTTGAACAAGGATGGTGCCCCTGGTCCAGATGGTTTTGGAGGGATATTCTACCACACCTATTGGAGTATCATAAAGAAAGAGGTTATTGATGCGGTAATTCAGTTTTTCAAAACAGGTTGGATATTGCCTAAGTATAACTCCAACAATATTATTCTTCTGCCTAAGCACAAGGAAGCTGACACTATGGA is part of the Vicia villosa cultivar HV-30 ecotype Madison, WI linkage group LG2, Vvil1.0, whole genome shotgun sequence genome and encodes:
- the LOC131646698 gene encoding abscisic acid 8'-hydroxylase CYP707A2-like, which gives rise to MELSIMLCFLFSSSILFIVLFRIFIKQFVSKRQHLPLPPGSMGYPYIGETFQLYSQDPNVFFASKIKRFGSMFKSHILGCPCVMISSPEAAKFVLNKAQLFKPTFPASKERMLGKQAIFFHQGEYHANLRRLVLRTFMPEAIKNIVPDIESIAQDSLKSMEGRLITTFLEMKTFTFNVALLSIFGKDEVHYRERLKQCYYTLEKGYNSMPINLPGTLFHKAMKARKELAQILAEIISSRREKKQDFKDLLGSFMDEKSGLSDEQIADNVIGVIFAARDTTASVLTWIVKYLGENINVLESVIEEQESILRNKEENGEEKGLKWEDTKKMVITSRVIQETLRVASILSFTFREAVEDVEYQGYLIPKGWKVLPLFRNIHHSPNNFKDPEKFDPSRFEVATKPNTFMPFGSGIHACPGNELAKMEILVLLHHLTTKYRWSVEGTKDGIQYGPFALPQNGLPITLYPKK
- the LOC131649883 gene encoding uncharacterized protein LOC131649883; this translates as MENTSFLFLKIAQNPSSSKSPENDNPKNRDKSKQTALPNAQTNPNYTKTKTFANVVSNVCNIPQSQFPVPCLKGDRITITISEEEYKIGLQACRHNLHGRIVWPRGSTPTTVASIRTTLLSQWSFLSKWGITSLGKGFYEFSFSNLEDARRVRSVNTWNLNPGTLKLFPWTKDFVPSNVNLTSAQVWVRIHGLSQEYWRPNIIFAIASSLGTPICIDSTSSKPAFDRSFGHFVRVLVDRELAKDLIYKILVERIGFAFFVEVEYEKLP